The DNA region TGCCGATTTGCAGGTGCCTGATTTAGAAACCCGTATTGCTATTTTAAGGAAGAAAATGTATGCCGATGGAATTGAATTGCCCGGCGAAGTTGTAGAATATGTAGCACATAACATTGATAATAACGTTCGTGAGCTGGAAGGGGCGATGGTATCATTACTTGCACAAGCTACTTTGAACAAAAAAGAAATCGATTTAGCTTTAGCTAAACAGATGTTAAAGAACTTTATCAAAAATACCACCAAAGAAATTTCTATGGAATATATCCAAAAATTGGTGTGTGAGTATTTTGAGGTTCCGGTTGATATGGTTAAATCGCAAACACGGAAGCGCGAAATTGTGCAGGCCCGTCAAATTTCGATGTACCTCTCGAAAAGCCACACTAAATCATCGTTAAAAACGATTGGTGCTTTCTTCGGTGGCCGCGACCACAGTACGGTTATTTATGCCTGCCAAACGGTTGAGGATTTAATCGACACGGATAAAAAGTTTAAGGCTTACGTGCAAGATATTCAGAAGAAACTTAAAATGAGTTAAATTAAGGTAGAGGGTTTATGCTAAAGGCATCCCTTTGGGCAAGGCAGAGGGTTTAAGGTAAAAACCAGCGTTGATTAAATATTGAGAGAAGTCAAGTTTGTAAAAACTTGACTTCTCTTGGTTATAGGCGAACGGTGGGCGCTTTCAAATAAAAAACAGTTTAGGATTAGAGACGCACTTTATCCAGCTCTGCCAACCCGTAATGCAATGCAGCCACATGAATACATTGCGCAATCTTATTGTCTTTCAACAACTGTTTCACTTCCGCTACGGTATATTCTTCAACATTTAAAATTTCATGCTCATCTAAATGCTGCTCGTGGGTTTTTACACCGCCAGTAAGCAGATAAGTGTACGTTTTGTTATTTGCAGTTGCCGGATTTGGGTACAGCTCAGCAATAAGCTTGCAGGTTTTAAAGGTGTAGCCGGTTTCTTCCAAAAGCTCTCGCTTTACGCCGGCTTCCGGCCCTTCATCGCCATCGACGACTCCGCCTGGCACTTCGAGCGAAATAATATCGGCGGCATGACGGTATTGGCGCACCATAATGATCTTTCCTTCTTCGGTTAAAGCAATGGCTGTGGCCCAGTTGGGATATTCGAGAACGAAATAATCATCTTTAACAATTCCGCTGGGAAGTTTTACCTCATCAACACGTAACGTTGCCCATTTCTCTCGCACTAAATATTTTGAGGCAATTTTCTGCCACTTTTCTATAATCATTTGTTTAATCGTAAATCGTAATTTTGAAATCGTAAATCCTAAAGGTATTGTTGAATCGTTTTCTGCCTATGCAGGTTTACAAGGTGCACAATCTTATGCTTATCAGAAAGGTACTGGTAAATTAAGTTTAGTTTAGGCGCAATTGTTTTGTTTCTTTGCTCGCTAACACCAAGCTCATAATATAAAAACTCACTTAAAGAATCCAATTTTTCTGGCGGCAGATCACTTGAAGTTAACCAAATTTCAAACCTGCTCAAATCCTGGTTTTCCAAAACATCAATGGGAAGCAGGAAGTTTTTCTCCATGGCTTCTTCAAACATTTTTTGGGCATCCTCGAGCTTGCCTTCCAGTTTCAGTCCCATGATCCTGGCGAGCACCTCAGCCAGTTTTTGTATCTCGGCGGTTATTAAATCTTTTCTAAACACTTCTTGATGAATAAACAATGAACAATAAACAATTGGCAGTTGGCAATGAGCAATAAGCAATTACGCATGAGCAATATCCAAAACAGCAAATTAACCAATAACTTTGGTAGCCTAAACACCCCAGCCGTTAACTATCGACTCAAGACTCCGAACTCCGAACTCCGAACTCCCAACTCGAAACTCCCAACTAAACCTACCAGCTTCCGCTCGATCCGCCGCCACCGAAACTTCCGCCACCGAAACCGCCAAAGCCGCCTCCGCCACCAGAAGATCCACCTCCGAAACCACCGCTTCCCCAGCCGCTGTTTCCGCCGCGTCCACCACCGCCAAAAAGCAATGCCCAAAACAAAGCGTTAGATGCGCCACGGCCACCAATAACCTGGCTACCGCCGCCTCCGCCGCCTTTACGTAAGATGATAATTATTACAATAACTATAAAAATGACTATAAATACGCTGCCAATTCCACGTTCTTTGGCATTCTTGGCCTTTGGTTTGTCGTTTTTGTATTCGCCTTTGGTGTATTTTATAATCGATGTAGTGGCTTCATCCAGCCCGGCATAGTAATCGCCGTTTTTAAAGTTGGGTTTAATATCATTATCGATAATCCGCTTTGCGTATACATCAGGTAAAGCACCCTCAACGCCATAACCGGTTTGGATAGAGATTTTTCTATCGCCAATGGCAACAACAATCATTATTCCGTTATTTTTGCCACCCTGGCCAACACCCCATTTTCTGCCCAGCTCAAGTGCATATTCATTAATATCGTAATCGCCAACCGACTTCAGTATGGCGATGGCAATTTGTGTTGAGGAAGAATCGTCGAAGGCAACCAGTTTTTGCTCCAACCCTTGTTTTTGATCGGCAGACAAAGCACCGGCATAATCGTTAACTAAAGTTGTTGGTTTCTCAGGAAAATCTTGCGCAAAGGAAAAAGTAAATGCTAGGCCGAGTAGTATCAGTAAGAATAATTTTCTCATTCCTTATTTTTTGTTTGATTATCCATAAATATAATATCGTTTGGCAGCTCATTAATATCACCGTGCTGTGGTGGAAAAAACAGGGCCAGTTTTTCCCCAGCCAGGGCAACGCCGGCAATAATGCCGACAGCCAAATCGCCTTTTGCAAAATGTGCAGCCATGGCCACTTTGGTTGTTTCCCAAAAATCATCAGGCACAACCTTATTAATTCCCGCATCGCCAATAATGGCAAATTTATGGTCTGCATGGGCAAGGTAAATTAGTACACCGTTTCTTTGTGCAGTTTTATCCATACCTAATTTTGCAAAATATTCTATCGCTTTCTCGTAAGGGTCGCCGGCGCAATGTTTATCAATGGCAATCCGAATTTCTCCGGATGTTGCATTCTCCGCATCGGCAATTGCCTGCGCAATTCTTTCCTGTTCGAGATCTGAAAATAATGACATTTTATTGTGATGTTTTATGAATTGATGAATGAATAGGCAATGGGCAATTAGCAATTGAAATGACAATTGGCAATAAACAATTGCAATAAGCAAGTTAACCAATAAACGAATGAACTAATGAACTCCCAAAGGGATGCTTTTGGCACATTGAACCATAAGTTAAAAAGGGTAATGTATGCTTACTCATAAACACACATTACCCTTAAATGTTATTTGCCCAGATTAAAATTCTACTTTAGGCGCATCTTTAGCTGTTGCGTCCGCTTCGAAATATCCTTTTTGTTTAAATCCGAACATTCCTGCCGTTAAGTTGGTAGGAAACGATCTGATTTTGCCATTGTATTGTTGAACAGCATCATTGAAATCTTTTCGGGCAACCGTAATCCGGTTTTCGGTGCCTTCCAATTGAGCAGATAAATCGCTAAATTGTTGGGTTGCTCTCAACTCGGGATAATTTTCGGTAATAGAAAGCAATTTGCCCAGCGCCTGGCTCAACTGGCCTTGAGCAGCCTGATATTTCTCGATATTTTCTGGTGTTAGATCATCGGCGTTCACCGTCATTTGAGTAGCCTTTGCCCTCGCCTCAGTTACCGCAGTTAAAGTTCCCTGCTCAAATTTAGCCGCCCCTTTAACGGTTGCAACCAAATTCGGAATCAAATCTGCTCTCCTTTGGTACTGGGTTTGCACGGTTCCCCATTTCGATTTTACATTTTCATCTAGTTTAACCATGCTGTTGTATCCGCATGAACTTAAAGTGCTAACTGCAATTACAGCAGCTAAAATTCCAAAAACTAATCTTTTCATTTTTGTGGTCTTCTGTTTTTATTGATCAAATACAATTAAGGTCAATTTACAAATTAGATATCAAATTGCATGCCTTTGTTACATTTTGGGTAAATTACTGACAAAATGTGCACTGTCAGGGTATTTCGGTTGATAGGACTCCTTGTACGTCGGAATGACAGCGCTTTGAACCAATGGCCAACCAATGAACAAATGACCAATGAACTAATGAACCATCCAATTCTAATTGTATCTTTGTACCATTCAGGATAAAAGCCTGACGAATTGTATGCAAAAAGACATCGAAATTACGCTGCTGCCCGAACAGGTTGACGAAACAGCGCTCATCAAAGTTAAATTGGCCGATGGCCTGAAGGTTTCGCGAGAGCGGATTAAAGCGTTCGAAATTTTAAAGCGCTCCATTGATGCCCGCTCGAGGAAAGTAATTTTCCGATTGCAGGTTAGGGCCTTTATGGATGAAGAACCTCAGCTTCAAATCAACACTATAAATTATCAAAATGTAAAAGATGGTAAGCCTGTACTCATTATTGGTGCAGGGCCGGCGGGGTTGTTCGCTGCATTGCAGTGCATAGAAAATGGATTGAAACCTATTATTATTGAACGGGGCAAAGAGGTAAAGCAACGGCGCAGAGATTTGGCAGCGATAAACAAGCAGGGTTTGGTAAATACCGAATCTAATTATTGTTATGGCGAAGGGGGCGCAGGGACGTATTCGGATGGTAAGTTATACACCCGATCGAACAAGCGTGGCGACATTAACAAAGTGTTGCAGGTTTTTGTAGATCACGGTGCAGAACGCGATATTATGATTGATGCCCGCCCGCACATCGGAACCAACAAGCTGCCAAATATCATTACTTCGATAAAAGAAACCATATTAAATGCCGGTGGCGAAGTGTTGTTTGATACCAAAATGACCGATATAATTGTCGAATTTGGAACAATCAAGGGCATCGAAATCAATTTTAGCGACAAACTGTTTGCCGAAAACGTTATTCTTGCTACAGGCCACTCCGCACGCGATGTTTATGAATTACTCCACAAAAAGAACATCTTAATTGAGGCCAAGCCTTTCGCTTTGGGCGTTCGCATAGAACATCCGCAAGAAATAATTGATGCAGCACAGTATCATTGCGATATCCGGTCGGAGTATTTACCGCCGGCTTATTATAGTTTGGTAGAACAAGTTGGTGCCCGCGGGGTATTTTCTTTTTGCATGTGCCCGGGTGGAATTATTGCTCCTTGCGCAACAGGAGAAAATGAAATTGTGGTAAACGGCTGGTCGCCCTCAAAACGCAACAACCCGTTCGCAAATTCGGGCACCGTTGTTCAGGTAACATTAGATGATGTTCAGGGCTACGATCCGCTGCGGATGTTAAACTTTCAGTCGGAAATAGAAAGGATTTCGTTCGAGGCTGGCGGAGGAAACCTCGTAGCTCCGGCACAACGCATGGTAGATTTTGTGAACAATAAACTATCGATAGATCTTCCCCGAAATTCTTATCTCCCGGGAACAAAAAGTGTCATGTTGGATAATATTTTGCCCGAGTTTGTTTCTGACAGCTTAAAGGCTGCACTTCCACTTTTCGGAAAAAAAATTAAAGGTTACTACACCAACGAAGCGATTCTGGTGGGTGTCGAAAGCCGAACATCTTCTCCGGTTCGCATCCCGAGGGATAAGGAAACTTTTCAGCATCCGCAGGTTCAGGGCCTTTATCCCTGCGCAGAAGGTGCCGGATATGCCGGTGGAATCGTATCTGCAGCTATCGACGGGATTAATTGCGCCAACGCCATCACAAAAGCGTCCTCGTAAATGGTCTGAGCTGCCCATTTACCACAATAGCTAAATATTTGAAATGTTTCATAGCTAATCGTGGTTAGCATTTTTTATATTATCACCTGCAAACTCTTCGCATAGTAGAATATGGTTCTTTTTCTGGATATGAACGACCAGCATTTCATAGTGCTTCCACCCTGTGTCATTTAGTTGAGCCTGCTCGGTGTCATCCGATAGCTATCGGATCTGAGCCTTTCGACTTCGCTCAAGATAAACTCAGTCGAAGACCATTTTTGTGGGAAAAACAAATAAACATTGCCCTTCGACTAAGCGTGTATTGAGCATTTCGACTACGCTCAATACAAGCTCAAGTCGAAATGCTTAGGGTGACAATGTGTTTGTTTTTTCCTTAACTAAATGACATTGTGCTTCCGCCCTGTGCCAAAGGCACTCTTTTGGAGCCACGCACTATAGCCCTGATGAAAACTCAGGGGCTGCTGCTGCTGTCAGGTTTATGAACCAGGTTTTTTCGCACCTACCGCCATGCCTAAACCCGATTGGAACGGATGCAAATCTTTTTCTGATTGGCAGGAGGGAAAGCGGGACTAAAGGAGCCAAAAGAACAGAACCGTTCATTTCCAGAAAAAAATAATCAAATCTTTTGACTTTAGCTTTTATCGATCCGATCCTGTTACGTTGAGCTAAGCCTGTGTCTAGTTTACCGAAGGATGAAACGCCTTTTTTCGCATTTCGACTAGTCCTTCGACAAGCTAATCTCAAATAGACCTTTTAACAAACATTATAAACTTCGACTTGTTGTTTGAATATGTTTAATATCACAAACGAAATTAAAAAGGGTTTTAATGGTGATGCGTGGCATGGAAACCATGTAATGCAGACTTTAAACAATGTTAAACCCGAAAATGCTTTCGAACATTACGTTCCGAATGCCCACTCAATTGCAGAAATTGCCCTGCATTTAACCGCCTGGACTGAGGAAGTAACGTCGAGAATAATGGGCAACCAGGCCGCGGAACCGGCAATGGGCGATTGGCCGATTCCGGAAGCTAAAACGCCGCAAGCATGGGAAAAAATCATTTTTAATTTCAAGCTTGCAAACGAAGAATTAATCAGGCATTGCGAACTTGTAAAACCAAATGAATGGAATGACGACGTTAATATGGAACGGAACCGTGCATTGGGAACGGGCGTAACAAAAATTGAGCTGCTCAACGGGCTGGTTCAGCATCATGCGTATCATTCAGGTCAAATTGCTTTGCTTTCGAAGTTTTAGAAAGCTGTGCCAAAGGCATCCCTTCGTACCATAGGCATCCCTTTGGGAGGAAAGGACTAAAGCTTAAAGCTAAAAGACTAAAGCTTAAAGATTAAAACGGAAAGCAGAGAACAAAAAATTGGAGTCCTAAAAATCGACATATCTCTTAAACAGGCGTAATCAACTAACAAAATGAAAAAGACACTAATTATTGGCGCATCGCCAGATCCTACACGATACGCTTACAAGGCGGCCCACATGTTAAAGCGTTTTAATCATGAAATTGTGAATGTGGGCATAAAAAAGGGTGAAGTTGCGGGAGTAGAAATCGAGAAGCCGGGCGAAATTCATCAGGATATTGATACGGTAACGTTATATATCGGACCCGCTTTGCAACCTCAGTACGAAGATTACCTG from Pedobacter endophyticus includes:
- a CDS encoding NUDIX hydrolase, translated to MIIEKWQKIASKYLVREKWATLRVDEVKLPSGIVKDDYFVLEYPNWATAIALTEEGKIIMVRQYRHAADIISLEVPGGVVDGDEGPEAGVKRELLEETGYTFKTCKLIAELYPNPATANNKTYTYLLTGGVKTHEQHLDEHEILNVEEYTVAEVKQLLKDNKIAQCIHVAALHYGLAELDKVRL
- a CDS encoding TPM domain-containing protein; the encoded protein is MRKLFLLILLGLAFTFSFAQDFPEKPTTLVNDYAGALSADQKQGLEQKLVAFDDSSSTQIAIAILKSVGDYDINEYALELGRKWGVGQGGKNNGIMIVVAIGDRKISIQTGYGVEGALPDVYAKRIIDNDIKPNFKNGDYYAGLDEATTSIIKYTKGEYKNDKPKAKNAKERGIGSVFIVIFIVIVIIIILRKGGGGGGSQVIGGRGASNALFWALLFGGGGRGGNSGWGSGGFGGGSSGGGGGFGGFGGGSFGGGGSSGSW
- a CDS encoding TPM domain-containing protein, translated to MSLFSDLEQERIAQAIADAENATSGEIRIAIDKHCAGDPYEKAIEYFAKLGMDKTAQRNGVLIYLAHADHKFAIIGDAGINKVVPDDFWETTKVAMAAHFAKGDLAVGIIAGVALAGEKLALFFPPQHGDINELPNDIIFMDNQTKNKE
- a CDS encoding LemA family protein — protein: MKRLVFGILAAVIAVSTLSSCGYNSMVKLDENVKSKWGTVQTQYQRRADLIPNLVATVKGAAKFEQGTLTAVTEARAKATQMTVNADDLTPENIEKYQAAQGQLSQALGKLLSITENYPELRATQQFSDLSAQLEGTENRITVARKDFNDAVQQYNGKIRSFPTNLTAGMFGFKQKGYFEADATAKDAPKVEF
- a CDS encoding NAD(P)/FAD-dependent oxidoreductase, whose product is MQKDIEITLLPEQVDETALIKVKLADGLKVSRERIKAFEILKRSIDARSRKVIFRLQVRAFMDEEPQLQINTINYQNVKDGKPVLIIGAGPAGLFAALQCIENGLKPIIIERGKEVKQRRRDLAAINKQGLVNTESNYCYGEGGAGTYSDGKLYTRSNKRGDINKVLQVFVDHGAERDIMIDARPHIGTNKLPNIITSIKETILNAGGEVLFDTKMTDIIVEFGTIKGIEINFSDKLFAENVILATGHSARDVYELLHKKNILIEAKPFALGVRIEHPQEIIDAAQYHCDIRSEYLPPAYYSLVEQVGARGVFSFCMCPGGIIAPCATGENEIVVNGWSPSKRNNPFANSGTVVQVTLDDVQGYDPLRMLNFQSEIERISFEAGGGNLVAPAQRMVDFVNNKLSIDLPRNSYLPGTKSVMLDNILPEFVSDSLKAALPLFGKKIKGYYTNEAILVGVESRTSSPVRIPRDKETFQHPQVQGLYPCAEGAGYAGGIVSAAIDGINCANAITKASS
- a CDS encoding DinB family protein, with translation MFNITNEIKKGFNGDAWHGNHVMQTLNNVKPENAFEHYVPNAHSIAEIALHLTAWTEEVTSRIMGNQAAEPAMGDWPIPEAKTPQAWEKIIFNFKLANEELIRHCELVKPNEWNDDVNMERNRALGTGVTKIELLNGLVQHHAYHSGQIALLSKF
- a CDS encoding CoA-binding protein; this translates as MKKTLIIGASPDPTRYAYKAAHMLKRFNHEIVNVGIKKGEVAGVEIEKPGEIHQDIDTVTLYIGPALQPQYEDYLLQTKPKRVIFNPGTENYQLEKLLDQHNIEPVRACTLVLLSTGQY